Proteins encoded by one window of bacterium:
- a CDS encoding MBL fold metallo-hydrolase, whose product MLLASALSLRAEPGIAPSLRDEQGRFANVEGPIGHGSVGVRLPFMFRRFAASLSPRPGAAKAVANDGAFLRENAKHSTPTVTWIGHASLLVQMDHVTFLTDPNWSDITSPVSFAGPKRLVPPGVALEDLPPIDFVVVSHNHYDHLDLSTLRALAERDRETRFFVPLANAELLRDNGIANVQELDWGDNAGVEGVVIHCLPAQHWSRRGVLDERKALWSSWAVTGPERRFYFAGDTGYFAGFEEIGARLGPFDLAAVPIGAYEPRAMMRESHVNPEEAVAAGIEVGAKRLLGMHFGTFDLADEPLDEPPVRMRAAGRARGLAADDVWILDVEETRAF is encoded by the coding sequence ATGCTCCTGGCGAGTGCGTTGTCGCTTCGTGCCGAGCCCGGCATCGCACCCTCGCTGCGCGATGAGCAGGGACGCTTCGCGAACGTCGAGGGTCCGATCGGGCACGGGTCGGTTGGCGTCCGCCTCCCTTTCATGTTCCGTCGTTTCGCAGCTTCGCTCTCGCCTCGTCCCGGGGCGGCGAAGGCGGTGGCGAACGACGGTGCGTTTCTGCGCGAGAACGCGAAGCACAGCACGCCGACCGTAACGTGGATTGGCCACGCGAGTCTACTCGTGCAGATGGATCACGTGACGTTCCTCACGGATCCCAACTGGTCGGACATCACGAGCCCGGTCTCGTTCGCGGGGCCGAAGCGCCTGGTGCCCCCAGGAGTCGCGCTAGAAGATCTTCCACCGATCGATTTCGTGGTGGTCTCGCATAACCACTACGACCATCTGGATCTATCGACGCTGCGCGCGCTCGCGGAGCGAGACCGCGAGACGCGCTTCTTCGTTCCTCTCGCCAACGCGGAACTCTTGCGTGACAACGGCATCGCGAATGTGCAGGAGCTCGACTGGGGCGATAACGCGGGCGTCGAGGGTGTCGTGATTCACTGCCTGCCCGCGCAGCATTGGAGTCGGCGCGGTGTGCTCGACGAGCGCAAGGCGCTCTGGTCGTCGTGGGCGGTGACGGGGCCGGAGCGGCGGTTCTATTTTGCAGGGGATACGGGCTACTTTGCGGGCTTCGAGGAGATTGGTGCCAGGCTCGGTCCCTTCGATCTAGCGGCGGTTCCCATCGGGGCCTACGAACCGCGTGCGATGATGCGCGAGTCGCACGTGAACCCCGAAGAAGCGGTTGCGGCTGGGATCGAAGTCGGCGCGAAGCGCCTGCTCGGCATGCACTTCGGCACATTCGATCTCGCCGACGAACCCCTCGACGAGCCTCCCGTGCGCATGCGTGCGGCGGGTCGGGCGCGCGGACTCGCCGCCGACGACGTGTGGATCCTCGACGTCGAAGAAACGCGGGCTTTCTGA